In a genomic window of Candidatus Margulisiibacteriota bacterium:
- a CDS encoding helix-turn-helix domain-containing protein, giving the protein MLRKESGQTMEAEADSLDLYKSEYFRFLSGSRLPHLRTLLHISKKYGVTLDWWFNELATLPKDKAALRQKAFELRTLSLLKKFSPPAQNAALDVLTALAKNLL; this is encoded by the coding sequence ATGTTACGAAAAGAAAGCGGCCAAACTATGGAGGCCGAGGCTGACAGTTTAGACTTATACAAGAGCGAATATTTCCGTTTTCTCAGCGGCTCGCGTCTGCCGCATTTACGCACGCTCCTGCATATCAGCAAAAAATACGGCGTGACGCTCGACTGGTGGTTCAATGAGCTGGCTACTCTGCCCAAAGACAAAGCGGCGCTCCGGCAAAAAGCTTTTGAGTTGCGGACTTTGAGCCTGCTTAAAAAATTTTCGCCTCCGGCGCAAAACGCCGCGCTGGATGTCCTGACCGCGCTCGCCAAAAATCTGCTTTAG